A region from the Lycium barbarum isolate Lr01 chromosome 8, ASM1917538v2, whole genome shotgun sequence genome encodes:
- the LOC132606327 gene encoding 1-aminocyclopropane-1-carboxylate oxidase, with the protein MDTFPVVNMEMLNTEKRAVTLEKIKDACENWGFFEVVNHGISHELLDTVERFTKEHYKKCMEQRFKEMVASKGLEAVQTEIKDLDWESTFFLKHLPVSNISEVPDLEDDYRKIMKEFADKLEKLAEHLLDLLCENLGLEQGYLKKAFYGSKGPTFGTKVSNYPPCPKPELIKGLRAHTDAGGIILLFQDDKVSGLQLLKDGKWIDVPPMRHSIVINLGDQLEVITNGKYKSVEHRVIAQTDGNRMSLASFYNPGSDAVIYPAPELLEKEEKENTVTYPKFVFEDYMKLYAGLKFQAKEPRFEAMKAVETSVNLGPIATA; encoded by the exons ATGGATACTTTCCCAGTGGTTAACATGGAGATGCTTAACACTGAAAAAAGGGCTGTAACATTGGAGAAAATAAAGGATGCTTGTGAGAACTGGGGCTTTTTTGAG GTGGTAAATCATGGGATCTCTCATGAGCTTCTAGACACTGTTGAGAGGTTTACAAAGGAGCATTACAAGAAATGTATGGAACAAAGGTTCAAAGAAATGGTGGCAAGCAAAGGCCTTGAAGCTGTTCAAACTGAAATTAAAGATTTGGACTGGGAAAGTACCTTCTTCTTGAAACATCTTCCTGTTTCAAACATCTCAGAAGTTCCTGATCTTGAAGATGATTACAG GAAAATCATGAAGGAGTTTGCAGATAAACTGGAGAAACTAGCAGAGCACTTGTTGGACTTGCTCTGTGAAAACCTAGGACTAGAGCAAGGTTACTTGAAGAAAGCCTTTTATGGTTCAAAGGGTCCTACTTTTGGCACCAAAGTTAGCAACTACCCACCATGTCCAAAACCTGAACTGATTAAAGGCCTGAGGGCTCACACAGATGCTGGTGGCATTATCCTTCTATTCCAAGATGACAAAGTCAGTGGTCTACAGCTCCTGAAAGATGGCAAATGGATCGATGTTCCACCAATGCGCCACTCCATTGTCATCAACCTCGGTGACCAACTTGAG GTGATTACCAATGGAAAGTACAAGAGTGTGGAGCACCGGGTGATTGCTCAGACTGATGGAAACAGAATGTCTTTAGCTTCTTTCTACAACCCGGGAAGTGATGCTGTCATTTATCCCGCACCAGAATTGTTGGAGAAGGAAGAAAAAGAGAATACAGTCACATATCCCAAATTTGTTTTTGAGGACTATATGAAATTATATGCAGGTCTCAAATTCCAAGCTAAAGAGCCAAGGTTTGAAGCAATGAAGGCTGTGGAAACTTCTGTCAACTTGGGCCCAATAGCAACTGCTTGA